A genome region from Gloeothece verrucosa PCC 7822 includes the following:
- a CDS encoding pentapeptide repeat-containing protein, producing the protein MDFKKREKEVFPQLVKDIRKNHNLSQQELALLFSPRVSAQAIGQWERGEALPARRNWPTLAKLAGMDLGQFYEYVGVGPTVESDVLSDVIHKISILAPEQLEIVSRVTAELWTSFGSKNELVNKQHLALLKKGKKAWNKWREKNPDILPQLAGIDLNSEECEDLQGFNLDGANLADISGCVISFEGASLVGANLKGAKLTETDLSYANLTEANLENVELSDINLDYSNLREANLQNASISNSGLREVNLEQSNLKGAKMTDVNLSRAILRKANLSEAKLLYCDLREVNFNEACLDNSILKNCTIYGISVWGTQTNAIEVENLYISSEGRSGLPVNDLLLAPTFYLCRQSREKSSKLKEKLILEEEAIKLANILLNKYGEYCPTKDYRLYINYEEATNPLKGIKYQVLQTGKTTSVEIFPDFQDLESIRTGKSRSGKILVLADGQTQSLIISTDIENLKKLVEYESKNQEARLSIVLPIIKLMIRSKKSFEYADERYKIELHKGEVIILTNSEHPVELMRAKTCKPNWEIVNSSLSESLVNHFQMIESKLPRPN; encoded by the coding sequence ATGGACTTTAAGAAAAGGGAAAAAGAAGTATTTCCTCAATTAGTTAAAGATATCCGAAAAAATCATAATTTAAGTCAACAGGAGTTAGCCCTACTCTTTTCGCCTCGTGTTAGCGCTCAAGCAATCGGGCAATGGGAGCGAGGAGAAGCCTTACCTGCGCGTAGGAATTGGCCGACTCTAGCTAAGTTAGCAGGGATGGACTTGGGACAGTTCTATGAATATGTAGGAGTAGGCCCAACTGTAGAATCAGATGTATTAAGCGATGTAATTCATAAAATTTCAATTTTAGCCCCTGAGCAATTAGAGATAGTTAGTCGAGTTACGGCAGAACTGTGGACTTCATTTGGTTCTAAAAATGAATTAGTTAACAAACAACATTTGGCCTTACTAAAAAAAGGAAAAAAAGCTTGGAATAAATGGAGAGAAAAAAACCCTGATATTCTACCTCAATTAGCTGGAATAGACCTTAATTCAGAAGAATGTGAAGATTTACAGGGATTTAATCTTGACGGAGCGAACTTGGCAGATATTAGTGGCTGTGTTATTTCTTTTGAAGGGGCTAGTTTAGTAGGAGCTAATTTAAAGGGGGCTAAGTTGACAGAAACCGACTTGAGTTATGCTAATCTCACGGAAGCGAACTTAGAAAATGTAGAGCTATCAGATATTAATTTAGATTATAGCAATCTTAGGGAAGCTAATCTTCAGAATGCTTCCATAAGCAATTCGGGGTTGAGGGAAGTCAATTTAGAGCAATCTAATTTAAAGGGAGCGAAAATGACTGATGTTAACCTCAGTAGAGCTATCTTAAGAAAAGCGAATTTAAGCGAAGCTAAACTGCTCTATTGTGACCTTAGAGAAGTAAATTTTAACGAAGCTTGCCTAGATAATTCTATTCTGAAAAACTGTACTATTTATGGAATTTCTGTCTGGGGAACTCAGACTAATGCAATTGAAGTAGAGAATTTATATATATCTTCTGAGGGGCGTTCAGGACTACCGGTTAATGATTTATTATTAGCTCCTACTTTTTATTTGTGTCGTCAATCAAGGGAAAAATCGAGCAAGTTAAAGGAAAAATTAATTCTTGAAGAGGAAGCCATTAAATTAGCTAATATTCTTCTCAACAAATACGGAGAATATTGCCCTACCAAGGACTATAGGCTTTATATTAATTATGAAGAGGCTACTAATCCGCTCAAGGGAATCAAGTATCAGGTTTTGCAAACGGGAAAGACGACTTCGGTGGAAATATTTCCCGACTTTCAAGATTTAGAATCTATTAGGACGGGAAAAAGTCGTTCAGGAAAGATTCTTGTATTAGCCGATGGTCAAACCCAGAGCCTTATTATTTCTACTGATATTGAGAATCTAAAAAAATTAGTTGAATATGAATCAAAAAATCAGGAAGCTAGATTATCTATTGTCCTTCCAATTATTAAGCTAATGATTCGCTCTAAAAAATCTTTTGAATATGCTGATGAACGATATAAAATAGAACTACATAAAGGAGAAGTTATTATTCTGACCAATTCGGAACATCCAGTAGAATTAATGAGAGCAAAAACTTGTAAGCCTAACTGGGAAATTGTTAATTCTAGTTTGAGTGAAAGTTTGGTCAATCACTTTCAAATGATTGAATCTAAACTACCCAGACCGAACTGA